The Coffea arabica cultivar ET-39 chromosome 2c, Coffea Arabica ET-39 HiFi, whole genome shotgun sequence genome includes the window ATCAGGacaaagtgaaaagaaaaggaacaaggGCATCAGGCTAATGTTGCATTAGGTTCGGTagttccaaattttttttaacaatttcattttGATCCCATATTATTTTAATAAGTATAAAATTAACCCatcatatttttaaaatacaattttacctataatttttaaaatgcaATCCTTTTGGACTAAATCTAAACTCATCAAATTAGAGGGCATCTTGCGGGAGTTTAGTGCCTGTGATTAATTAtggttaataattattatttggtGTTTCGTAGTATAAGAATTGAAGTATGATAATTTTATTATAtgttattaaacagaaaaatcataagttacATACGCAGTCAAAAAAATAATGTGCAAtgaaatataattataagataCGATCAACCACTTTACATCTAACTTAGTAAATTAAAAGACCTACTTATAATTGTTCATGCATTTTAGAGATAATAAAATCTACTGTTTAGTTTGAATTTGACCTTGACATGAGACCAATCCATCACATTATTTTGTTATATAAGTGAAATTTGAACAATTAACGTACTTGAAGAAATCATTACTAGTGAAATTTCGATTCTTGCACGCCAAGTTCTTGAATTTATATTAATTCCATATACATATCATCACAGGACCTCCACATTGATCAATCAATCAATTATGATTTATTGTATGATGTAGGAGATAGCAAAGCATCTTCTTCTATTACAATTACGAAACATCAATTTTTTGAGTTAGTTGCAAAGATATACAACAACTAACCCGCTAATTTTAAGGAATAGTTACCTCAAAAAAGGTATTAAGGCATTTTAATCCACTCAATTcaaggaaacaattaaaagtaattaAGTACATTAGATTTGCAGCCAAATATTTTTAAGTAAATAGTTAAACCTATTAGCAAACCAAATGATGTAAAAAAATTGTCCAAATGTAACCGCCAATAAAGTAGCAAACAATTTCAAAACTACCATAATTAATAGTTAAAACAACACAAGAAGTAGATCAAATCTGTAAATGGAAAAATTTGTGCTAATAGACTTACCTTAAGCCACAAATACCAAATCTCTATCAAGCCTGTTTAATATggacaattgaattaaaatactaaaaaattaTCGCACATATAATTTGCAAGATTACAAATTTCTTATAAGCAAATAGTAAATTGGCTAAAGAAAATATACCTATTGAGAAAGCTGCTACAAAATGAGAAAGAGAAGTAACTAATGTAGTAAGATCTAAATTTAATAGGTTGCATGACTGTGGTCGAACAAAATtgtaagtaaatgaaatgaatttgaatagaTGGGGTTACTATGTTAACAGTTAATAAACCAAATTTCTCCACTAATTAGCATTAATTGTGTCTTAATATCTATATATCATAAGTTTGCAAATAATTGATGAGAAAGGCTTCAAGAAATTACGAGATTTAGATGTTAATACAATTAAATAATTAGACGGGcttttatataattttgttaAAACACAAGCTAAATTCAAGTGTGCCTAATGTTTAACTGGACATCAAACATTGTCACATATCAAACTTGCTCTTAgttttaaatgtttgaaaggACATCCAAGTAATTATAGCAAAACCAAATTAGTTATAATGACTTATAATTAATGCTCTAATAACAGTTCAAATATTGTCATATTCCCAAAATAGCCAAATCGTTGTAGTTGAAATCCAAATACCATTTTCGCCCTAAACTCCTCCTTGTATGATATAGTGATAAGGATACGTGTATAAAGTTCTAAACCATCAatttaaaggaaatttttatatattactttaattatatatcattaatatatatttatgatataTTTATGAATTCATTCGATTTGACCTTCAATGAATCGGATTCGTTGACCTCTATCCTTGAATTCGACCAATGTCCGGTTCAAGTCCAAAAACACGGGTTCAGTGAATGGGGTTGCTGGCAGCCTCGCACTGACAACAATAATGGGAGAAATATACGTACATACATAGTAGCTATTTATAtatacagagagagagagacagagacagAGAGAGTTACTAGTTCAGTACATGAGCGAAGGGGAGAAATTAAGGATGGCTGAATAAGTTGATGACGCATTCGCTATCTTTCATTCATAGTAGTACAACTACAGCAACAGCGAACGTAAAGCAAAATCAGTAGTATCTAGGGACGAGTAGAGACTAGAGTGCAGAGACCGAGAGAGAGCATCTTAAGCAATGGATGAGCTGATTGTTTCATCCCCATCTTCATCTTCCATGGTATCTTCCTTGCCTCAAGAAAGCCGGCCAATTACTACTACTGCTGCCAGTTCTAGCCTTCAACTCAATCTTCAATACATCCTTCAGACCCAGTCAGATTGCTGGGCTTACGCCATTTTCTGGCAGAGTTCAAATGACCAGAGTGGACGGGTGGTGTTAGCTTGGGGAGATGGCTACTTCCAAGGGACCAAAGTCGTCGACGATGCCCCCCAAAACAACAACGGCAACACCACCTCCACTACGGGCAGCGGATCTGGCTCTCAATCCGAGAGGAAAAAAGTGATGAAAGGAATTCAAGCTTTGCTCGGTGAGACCTCAGCTGATGGCCAAAATGATGATGGCTCTGTGGACTGCGACGTCACCGACGCGGAATGGTTCTACGTCATGTCCTTGGCTCAATCTTTCTTCGCGGACGACGGAGCCCCTGGCAAGGCCTTCAGCTCAGGGAACTTGGTCTGGTTAACTGGCGGTCAGCAACTCCAGTTTTACAACTGCCAGAGAGCTAGAGAAGCTCAAATCCACGGCATCGAGACACTGGTTTGCATCCCGACGGCTGGAGGGGTACTGGAGCTGGGCTCCAACGCTTTGATCCAAGACATAAACTGGGGCTTGGTGCAGCAAGCCAAGTCTCTGTTTGGCCCAGCGGCAGATGTAGGCGCAGGTGTTGCTGATGCTGCTGCCGCTGCTACTACTCGTCTACTGCTCACAACAAAACAACAAGAAGAAGCGCCTGAATCCGTGGACGACGAGATGCTGGAAGGCGCCATATCTTTCGCTGATTTCGGCTTGGTTATGGGGGGCATCCCCTTGCATAATAGTAGTAATCAACAAGAAGAAGAGACGGACGCAGCCACTGCGGGGGCGGAGAGCAAAAAAGATCATCATCgctatcatcatcatcactatcaagaagcaaaaaaggcaaaaaagagAGGTGAACATGATGATAATCATGGCATTGGGCGACGTGGGACGTCGCAGGTTTCTTCCTTTCTAGAATCCTCCGACTCGGACTGTGTGGTGGTGGTCGAGACAACAACGAGGAGTCATCAGGTGGAGAGAAAAGGAGGAGTAGGAGggaagaagagaggaagaaaggCAGGGACGGGGAGGGAGACACCGTTAAACCATGTGGAAGCGGAGAGGCAGCGGAGGGAGAAGCTCAACCACCGGTTCTACGCACTGCGCTCTGTGGTGCCGAACGTGTCCAGGATGGACAAAGCGTCGCTGCTTTCGGATGCGGTGGCTTACATCAAGGAGCTGAAGGGGAAGGTGGATGAGTTGGAATCACAGCTGAAACGGATTGAGGGCAACAAGAAATCAGTGAAGATAGAAGTGGCGGATAGCAATGGTAATACCACGGATAACCATAGCACCACGACTGCATCATCATCGGTGCCAGTGGATCAAAGAATAACCATACCCAAGTCCAAAAAGTCGTGCTCAGGGGGTGGGGGAATGAGCAGCAATGTACAAGTTGAAGTGAAGATGGTCGGGACGGATGCCATGGTGAGGGTTCAATCCGACAGCAGCGGTTACCCGACAGCCAGGTTAATGGATGCAATTCGAGATCTGGAACTACGAGTCCATCACGCCAGCATGTCCCACGTCAACGACCTGATGCTCCAAGATGTGGTCATCAGGGTTCCTCCTAGCGGAGCCTGGGCGAGTGAGGAGGGACTCAAGGCCGCTCTGCTGGGGAGGTTCTTGGGTACTGATGATCGCTAGAATCAATTTTACTCGCCACTCTGCCTACCTACCGAAGCTGCTTAATTTAGCCGGCTCCGCCGCAGTTTATTATCTTTTGCCGTTAATTAATCCACTGATgtaatgtatatatgtatatgtatatgtatatgtatgtatacgTCGGCGGTTGGATCGCGGATCATGGACGGGCGTTCATGTTAATttgttcttcttcatttttggtTTGATGATGATTGTCTTTGGTGTTGAAGCAGCCTTGCAGGAAGGGAGCTGTCGGTCTGTGCATTTAACCGAGTGTTCGTAATTTCCATTTACTTTTATGGTAACATTATTTTGCTTCTTTGGAATGATGATGATGTTGCTCGCTCCTCTCAAGGACGCCAACATGCTTCGACTCAATCGGCCAAACAAATCCATGCCTGCCCCCTTCCTTCTCCCCCGGGAAACAACCAACGTGTTTAGGATTTGGCTGCGCTTCAATGAATTCTCTTTCCAATTTTTTACGACGCACGTACGcatatattattatttaaaaagaagaagaagaagaagataggaACCAAATAGAATAAGGAAAACTTTTATTTATGATCAAATATATAAACCAACCGCCCACCACCACCCAACCCAAGAAAGTAGTGCCATTGTCTGCTATCAGACTATAATGGAGTATGTACTCGTCCCATGCTCCTATGCTATGCTATATGCTGTAGACAGAAGTGAACCCTTGAGAGGGAACGGAACAAAGTGACTTCACCACACtagttttgagttttttttaagGTCAGAATCCTTACTCGACCGGGCTTTCCTGCTTCCCCATCCAAGTCCCAACAACACATGCTGAAACGAAAATACTACTGTACCatatttattaaaaagaaaagaaaatagtgGCACAGGCATCCCAAGCTGCGTTAAAGATCTGACCTTTAGGCTTCGTTTGGAGGAtttagacccaaaaaaaaaaaaaaaaaaaaaggaaagaaatgggACGATTCAGGAGGAGTATGATAAACAGTGGCCAAaactttccttttcaaattgGACGGCGGAAATAATTGGatggaaatgaaaagaaaatttgaggAAACTTGTCCTTGAAAATGCTCATTTTATCTTTAAAAAGCCCTTAAACAAATATTTAATAACTTTTATATTTAAAATCGTTCCACTTACTTTCGAACAACGTCCCAATCCTTTCTCTTTTGTCCaatcctttgttttcttttttatcctCAACTCCCGAACTAAGCCTTCGTGTTATCCTATCTGTCGCGTCTTTGATCCGTTGGTTGGTCATTACATTGCTAGGAAGTTTTGTGACCGAGCCAGCACTGGCACTAATTCAACACGTGCTAAATTGTACTCCGACTGGATATCAGTGTGGATGCAGAGGATAAGGAGGAGGAGCAGCTGCTGCCAAGTCGTACGAGAATTGAGAGGTGGCCCGCAACGAATAATAGGCCAACAACAACGGGGCCCAATCGTATTTAGAGCAGGGGGACCAGAGGACCATTCCGGTTAAAGTTTGCCAGCCAAAATTGATGGTGGGGTCAATGGTGTGTCgttttctggttttttttttttttttttttggaatgttgTATTCGGCGTTCCCATCCAGTAGTAGTAATTTACTAGTCtatttatattaattaatagTCCGGGACCGTCACGACTTCCATGTGATTCGCCTTTTCTGTGAGTGACGTTTGGCGCAAGGGAGCATCGTGTTGCTCGTGTGGAGGAACCGCCTCCGTTCATCTGTCTCATCTCCTTTGGTTTGATTTCCGGACCGGATGTCATCATATAATATACTGTTATATAATGATGCGCTTCTCTCAGTACTTAGAACTTAGAAATAAGGAGCCAGGAGGAGAGCACTGAATTTTTCGCTTGGCCGTGTATTGCTGCCATACAACCGCTCCCCCGGTCACACCTACGCCTGCTATCCACCCACTCCTTTCCCATCTACAACTCAGCAGCAGCAAGGTGCTTTTTCATTTCATAATGACGATGATGGGGATCTTTTTTCTTAGTTGGATTATGGAGATTAGATGTGATAGCACCAATTTTAACGTTAACTGGTCGAACAATTTTGCCGTgcagagaaaaataaataataaatactcCCTTCCGTCCCCATCTTGATTGTCTTGATTCTTTTCTtacacagtttttttttttttttaaattagttaTCTTTATTGAAAATGTaccaaatatttttttctttaaaaaaaatacccTTATATTAATATCAGCATGAATATCACTAATCACCACATATTTATATCAAttacaacaataataataatggcaTATTGCACCATTcaatatgtatttatataatgaTGAAAAAGTTGATTGTACTAAAATAATGCGGTCTATATTTACCGACAACAACGAAGTAtattaaagaaattaaaaattaactatatacttttcaattgaaatgaaaaatgaattgtaATTTAAAATGGATGAAAGAGCAAAACGAACCTATCAAAATGAAACAGATGAATTATACGTTTCTCCCATCTTTCTTATATTCTCTAGCATTTCTCTCCCTCTAAATGGCGTTTACTTCAATCCATCCTCCCTTTGGAGTCCAATCAGTGTTTTAATTAATTCGATCGCACTtccacttctctctctctctctctccctccgtGGAAAATCCCtattatttttcattaattGCAAGCTACTCTTCCTCCCATAATTACTTTCTGTAGGTATCTCGGGTGCGTCTTGCCATATTTTGCCTTGCCTTAAAATGCCCAAAACCTTTCTCTCCTCTTATTTCACCTTTATTGTACTATAATAATTTACACTTTTGCTACCGAAATCTAGGGATGACAATGGGCCGCCCTGCGGGGGGCTAATGGGAAGAGGGTTGGGATGGGGGGGCGGGAGAaattttttccctctctctctcgcttagaaacggggcagGGGGGAAGTGTACctccgccccgccacccgctttaaaaaaataaatatataaaatatatataggtatataattatatataatatataatttaattagttacaaactaataatatataatttgattttttgaatttgttaaattttgtgtattactgaattaatagttattggatcttaagaaaacaaaaaaaattaaaacatgatgtttatgaaggagagataacaatataataaaaagtgga containing:
- the LOC113728208 gene encoding transcription factor bHLH14-like translates to MDELIVSSPSSSSMVSSLPQESRPITTTAASSSLQLNLQYILQTQSDCWAYAIFWQSSNDQSGRVVLAWGDGYFQGTKVVDDAPQNNNGNTTSTTGSGSGSQSERKKVMKGIQALLGETSADGQNDDGSVDCDVTDAEWFYVMSLAQSFFADDGAPGKAFSSGNLVWLTGGQQLQFYNCQRAREAQIHGIETLVCIPTAGGVLELGSNALIQDINWGLVQQAKSLFGPAADVGAGVADAAAAATTRLLLTTKQQEEAPESVDDEMLEGAISFADFGLVMGGIPLHNSSNQQEEETDAATAGAESKKDHHRYHHHHYQEAKKAKKRGEHDDNHGIGRRGTSQVSSFLESSDSDCVVVVETTTRSHQVERKGGVGGKKRGRKAGTGRETPLNHVEAERQRREKLNHRFYALRSVVPNVSRMDKASLLSDAVAYIKELKGKVDELESQLKRIEGNKKSVKIEVADSNGNTTDNHSTTTASSSVPVDQRITIPKSKKSCSGGGGMSSNVQVEVKMVGTDAMVRVQSDSSGYPTARLMDAIRDLELRVHHASMSHVNDLMLQDVVIRVPPSGAWASEEGLKAALLGRFLGTDDR